Proteins encoded by one window of Muntiacus reevesi chromosome 6, mMunRee1.1, whole genome shotgun sequence:
- the WIPF3 gene encoding WAS/WASL-interacting protein family member 3 encodes MPVPPPPPPPPPPLPPPPPPLGAPPPPPPSAPPVSADASSLRKADPKGRSALLADIQQGTRLRKVTQINDRSAPQIEGSKGTNKEGGGPANSRGGSTPPALGDLFAGGFPVLRPAGQRDAAGGKTGQGPGSRAPSPRLPTKTLSGPFNPPASPRLGNASEGHGAARAVPPRPSMPAPPPPTPPPPPPPPPLPPSSPVKAPLVSPPGPPTKGSPPVLEPPLLCTPPPPPPPPPALGPSDKAAKPQLAPLHLPPIPPPLPLLPPCGHPGLNAGAASPPQDVREPPAPPPPPPPLPLYASCTPRSSLPAPPLPSANSSCEVPPPLPPKSPSFQAQPPKPSGQALPVPPAPPGPQPFLQKKRPGRGPGTGGGKLNPPPAPPARSPTTELSSRSQQAPAWTPTQQPGGQLRNGNLIIDDFESKFTFHSMEDFPPPDEYKPCQKIYPSKIPRSRTPGPWLHAEAGGQSSDDIKGRNAQLALKTLR; translated from the exons GTAAGTGCAGATGCTTCCAGCTTGAGAAAGGCAGATCCCAAAGGGCGGAGTGCACTGTTGGCTGATATCCAGCAAGGGACTCGCCTCCGAAAAGTCACGCAGATCAATGACCGCAGCGCCCCGCAGATCGAGG GTTCTAAAGGAACCAACAAAGAGGGAGGAGGTCCTGCAAACTCTCGAGGGGGGAGCACACCTCCAGCCCTGGGAGATCTGTTTGCTGGTGGCTTTCCAGTTTTACGACCGGCAGGCCAGAGGGATGCAGCAG GTGGCAAGACGGGCCAGGGCCCTGGCTCCCGAGCGCCTTCCCCACGGCTTCCCACCAAGACTCTCAGCGGCCCGTTCAACCCCCCCGCGTCTCCCAGGCTAGGCAACGCCTCTGAGGGGCACGGCGCGGCCAGGGCGGTCCCTCCTCGCCCCAGCATGCccgccccacctccccccacgccgcccccaccgcccccgcccccgcccctgcccccgtcctcccccGTCAAAGCTCCGCTGGTGTCCCCACCCGGCCCACCGACCAAAGGGAGCCCCCCGGTGCTTGAACCGCCTCTGCTCTGcacgccgcccccgccgcccccgccgcccccggccTTGGGTCCCAGTGACAAGGCAGCGAAGCCTCAGCTAGCCCCCTTGCACCTGCCGCCCATCCCGCCCCCGCTCCCGCTCCTCCCTCCTTGTGGGCACCCCGGGCTCAACGCGGGTGCTGCCAGCCCGCCCCAAGATGTGCGGGAGcctcccgccccgccgcccccgcctccTCCACTCCCCCTTTACGCCTCATGCACCCCCAGATCCTCTTTGCCTGCGCCCCCTTTGCCAAGTGCTAACAGCAGCTGTGAAGTCCCACCCCCGCTGCCCCCCAAGTCCCCCAGCTTCCAGGCCCAGCCACCCAAGCCCAGCGGGCAGGCCTTGCCGGTGCCGCCCGCCCCTCCAGGACCTCAGCCGTTCCTGCAGAAGAAGAGGCCGGGCCGAGGCCCCG GAACTGGTGGGGGAAAACTCAACCCACCTCCAGCACCCCCTGCGAGGTCACCCACCACTGAGCTTTCCAGCAGGAGCCAGCAGGCTCCAGCCTGGACTCCGACCCAGCAGCCTGGAGGTCAGCTGCGGAATGGAAACCTGATCATTG ATGACTTTGAATCTAAATTCACGTTCCATTCCATGGAAGATTTTCCTCCTCCGGATGAGTATAAACCATGCCAGAAGATTTACCCCAGCAAGATCCCCAGAA GCCGCACACCTGGTCCCTGGCTCCACGCCGAGGCGGGCGGGCAGAGCTCTGATGACATCAAAGGCAGAAACGCTCAG TTAGCCCTTAAGACGCTCCGGTGA